A DNA window from Streptomyces canus contains the following coding sequences:
- a CDS encoding acetyl-CoA C-acetyltransferase, giving the protein MPEAVIVSTARSPIGRAFKGSLKDLRPDDLTATIIQAALAKVPELDPRDIDDLMLGCGLPGGEQGNNLGRIVAVQMGMDHLPGCTITRYCSSSLQTSRMALHAIKAGEGDVFISAGVEMVSRFTKGNSDSLPDTHNPLFAEAEARTAEVAQQEGTTWHDPREDGLVPDPYIAMGQTAENLARVKGITRQDMDEFGVRSQNLAEEAIKNGFWEREITPVTLPDGTVVSKDDGPRAGVTMEGVQGLKPVFRPDGLVTAGNCCPLNDGAAAVVIMSDTKARELGLTPLARIVSTGVSGLSPEIMGLGPVDASNQALRRAGLTIDDIDLVEINEAFAAQVIPSYRDLGIDLDKLNVNGGAIAVGHPFGMTGARITGTLINSLQFHDKQFGLETMCVGGGQGMAMVIERLS; this is encoded by the coding sequence ATGCCCGAAGCCGTGATCGTCTCGACCGCCCGCTCCCCCATCGGCCGCGCCTTCAAGGGCTCCCTCAAGGACCTGCGCCCGGACGACCTCACCGCCACGATCATCCAGGCCGCACTCGCCAAGGTCCCGGAGCTCGACCCCAGGGACATCGACGACCTGATGCTCGGGTGTGGTCTGCCCGGCGGCGAGCAGGGCAACAACCTCGGCCGCATCGTCGCCGTACAGATGGGCATGGACCACCTCCCCGGCTGCACGATCACCCGGTACTGCTCCTCCTCCCTCCAGACCAGCCGGATGGCCCTGCACGCCATCAAGGCCGGCGAGGGCGACGTGTTCATCTCGGCCGGTGTCGAGATGGTCTCCCGCTTCACCAAGGGCAACTCCGACAGCCTCCCGGACACGCACAACCCCCTCTTCGCCGAGGCCGAGGCCCGCACCGCCGAGGTCGCCCAGCAGGAGGGCACCACCTGGCACGACCCGCGCGAGGACGGCCTCGTCCCCGACCCGTACATCGCGATGGGCCAGACCGCCGAGAACCTCGCCCGGGTGAAGGGCATCACCCGCCAGGACATGGACGAGTTCGGCGTCCGCTCGCAGAACCTCGCCGAGGAAGCCATCAAGAACGGCTTCTGGGAGCGCGAGATCACCCCGGTCACGCTCCCCGACGGCACGGTCGTCTCCAAGGACGACGGCCCCCGCGCCGGCGTCACCATGGAGGGCGTCCAGGGCCTCAAGCCGGTCTTCCGCCCCGACGGCCTGGTCACCGCCGGCAACTGCTGCCCTCTCAACGACGGTGCCGCCGCGGTCGTCATCATGAGCGACACCAAGGCCCGCGAGCTCGGCCTCACCCCGCTCGCCCGCATCGTCTCCACCGGCGTCTCCGGCCTCTCCCCGGAGATCATGGGCCTCGGCCCGGTCGACGCGAGCAACCAGGCCCTGCGCCGCGCCGGCCTGACGATCGACGACATCGACCTGGTCGAGATCAACGAGGCGTTCGCCGCCCAGGTGATCCCCTCCTACCGCGACCTCGGCATCGACCTCGACAAGCTGAACGTCAACGGCGGCGCCATCGCCGTCGGCCACCCCTTCGGCATGACGGGCGCCCGCATCACCGGCACGCTCATCAACTCCCTCCAGTTCCACGACAAGCAGTTCGGTCTGGAGACCATGTGCGTGGGCGGCGGCCAGGGCATGGCGATGGTCATCGAGCGCCTGAGCTAA
- a CDS encoding DUF4287 domain-containing protein has translation MSHVLSEETHRNLLARIPHCTGREVSDWLRTVDEGPALFRFEEKVSWLRHEHNLAYGHAKAIIHEYDLRRAARRYF, from the coding sequence ATGTCCCACGTCCTCTCCGAGGAGACCCACCGCAACCTGCTCGCCCGCATCCCCCATTGCACCGGTCGTGAAGTCTCCGACTGGCTCCGCACCGTCGACGAAGGCCCGGCCCTCTTCCGCTTCGAGGAAAAGGTCAGCTGGCTCCGCCACGAACACAACCTCGCGTACGGCCACGCCAAGGCGATCATCCACGAGTACGACCTGAGGAGGGCCGCGCGCAGGTACTTCTGA
- a CDS encoding Bax inhibitor-1/YccA family protein encodes MRSSNPVFSRRGFSRDNGYAGFNTAPQAGAAAVGTQGNPYAQPQGNPYATNPYAQQDLQQGAPPQTPVTTGRMTMDDVVMRTGTTLGILIVTAALAWALLPVDDANIGRSYGIGIGAAVIGMVLALVQSFKRTASPALIVSYAAFEGVFLGVVSSVVDNRIASGAAMQAVIGTLAVFAAVLVAYKAGWIRVNRRFYGFVMAAALGFMLLMVVNLLFAAFGGGDGLGFRSGGLGILFGIVGVLLGACFLALDFKQVEDGIAYGAPREEAWLAAFGLTLTLVWIYMEFLRLIAILNSND; translated from the coding sequence ATGAGGAGCAGCAACCCGGTCTTCTCGCGACGGGGGTTCAGCCGCGACAACGGCTACGCGGGCTTCAACACCGCGCCGCAGGCCGGGGCCGCAGCCGTGGGCACGCAGGGCAACCCCTACGCGCAGCCGCAGGGCAACCCGTACGCGACCAACCCCTATGCCCAGCAGGACCTGCAGCAGGGCGCACCGCCGCAGACCCCGGTGACCACCGGCCGCATGACGATGGACGACGTCGTCATGCGCACCGGCACCACGCTCGGCATCCTGATCGTCACGGCCGCGCTGGCCTGGGCGCTGCTGCCCGTCGACGACGCCAACATCGGCCGCTCGTACGGCATCGGTATCGGTGCCGCGGTGATCGGCATGGTCCTGGCGCTCGTGCAGTCCTTCAAGCGCACGGCCTCGCCCGCGCTGATCGTGTCGTACGCCGCGTTCGAGGGCGTGTTCCTCGGCGTCGTCTCCAGCGTGGTCGACAACCGCATCGCGAGCGGCGCGGCCATGCAGGCCGTGATCGGCACCCTGGCGGTCTTCGCCGCGGTACTGGTGGCGTACAAGGCCGGCTGGATCCGCGTCAACCGGCGGTTCTACGGCTTCGTCATGGCGGCCGCGCTCGGCTTCATGCTGCTGATGGTGGTCAACCTGCTGTTCGCCGCCTTCGGCGGCGGTGACGGCCTCGGCTTCCGCAGTGGCGGCCTCGGCATCCTGTTCGGCATCGTCGGCGTCCTGCTCGGCGCGTGCTTCCTCGCCCTCGACTTCAAGCAGGTCGAGGACGGCATCGCCTACGGCGCCCCGCGCGAGGAGGCGTGGCTGGCCGCGTTCGGTCTCACGCTGACGCTGGTGTGGATCTACATGGAGTTCCTGCGGCTCATCGCGATCCTCAACAGCAACGACTAG
- a CDS encoding 4-hydroxybenzoate 3-monooxygenase, translating into MRTTVGIIGAGPAGLLLARLLHNAGIDSVVLESRGRAYVEHRQRAGILEQGTVDVLRAAGAGERMDREGLPHDGIELRYDRKRHRVDFPALTDGRSVMVYAQTEVCKDLIALQLKDGGPLLFEAEALAVEGADTGTPRVRFRYEGREDVLECEYVVGCDGFWGIARKAIPAEPTKVFERAYPFAWLGILADVPPSHDELVYARHDRGFALLSMRSPSVSRLYLQVPEGTDAGSWDDEEIWDELERRFETDDDWTLERGPITQKSVTPMRSYVHEPMRHGRLFLAGDAAHIVPPTGAKGLNLAVGDVVTFARALTHQKETGSAERLDAYSETCLRRVWQAERFSYDMTSLLHRAPDATPFEDRMQLARLERIAGSRAAETDLAEGYTGFPFG; encoded by the coding sequence ATGCGTACCACCGTCGGCATCATCGGAGCCGGCCCCGCCGGCCTCCTCCTCGCCCGGCTCCTCCACAACGCCGGCATCGACTCGGTCGTCCTGGAGAGCCGCGGCCGCGCCTACGTCGAGCACCGCCAGCGCGCCGGGATCCTGGAGCAGGGCACGGTCGACGTGCTGCGCGCGGCCGGTGCCGGGGAACGCATGGACCGCGAGGGACTCCCGCACGACGGCATCGAGCTGCGCTACGACAGGAAGCGCCACCGCGTCGACTTCCCCGCCCTCACCGACGGCCGGTCCGTGATGGTCTACGCCCAGACCGAGGTCTGCAAGGACCTCATCGCCCTCCAGCTCAAGGACGGCGGCCCCCTCCTGTTCGAGGCGGAGGCACTCGCCGTCGAGGGCGCCGACACCGGCACGCCGCGCGTCCGCTTCCGGTACGAGGGCCGCGAGGACGTCCTGGAGTGCGAGTACGTCGTCGGCTGCGACGGCTTCTGGGGCATCGCGAGGAAGGCGATCCCCGCCGAACCGACCAAGGTCTTCGAGCGGGCGTACCCCTTCGCATGGCTCGGCATCCTCGCCGACGTCCCGCCCTCCCACGACGAGCTCGTCTACGCCCGCCACGACCGCGGCTTCGCCCTCCTGTCCATGCGCTCCCCGTCCGTCTCCCGCCTCTACCTCCAGGTCCCCGAGGGCACGGACGCCGGGAGCTGGGACGACGAGGAGATCTGGGACGAGCTGGAGCGCCGCTTCGAGACGGACGACGACTGGACCCTGGAACGCGGCCCGATCACCCAGAAATCCGTCACCCCCATGCGCTCCTACGTCCACGAGCCCATGCGCCACGGCCGTCTCTTCCTCGCCGGCGACGCGGCGCACATCGTCCCGCCCACCGGCGCCAAGGGCCTGAACCTCGCCGTGGGGGACGTCGTGACCTTCGCGAGGGCGCTGACCCACCAGAAGGAGACCGGTTCGGCCGAGCGCCTCGACGCCTACTCGGAGACCTGCCTGCGCCGGGTGTGGCAGGCCGAACGGTTCTCGTACGACATGACGAGCCTCCTGCACCGGGCACCCGACGCCACTCCCTTCGAGGACCGGATGCAGCTGGCCCGTTTGGAGCGGATCGCCGGTTCGCGGGCCGCCGAGACCGACCTCGCCGAGGGATACACCGGCTTCCCCTTCGGGTGA
- a CDS encoding helix-turn-helix domain-containing protein → MANALQQLIRERLDRKGWSYGDVARRGGIPRSTVHHLATTDRVVRMPQSTTLEGLSKGLELPLDTVRRSAAEACGIHVYGSPAGQDPEGTVRSADPEVDLLIASLQKLSADDRRHVAALVESLLDRTPKK, encoded by the coding sequence GTGGCCAACGCACTGCAGCAGTTGATCCGTGAGCGCCTGGACCGCAAGGGCTGGTCCTACGGCGACGTGGCGCGCCGCGGCGGCATCCCGCGCTCCACCGTCCACCACCTGGCGACCACCGACCGAGTCGTCCGCATGCCCCAGTCGACCACCCTGGAGGGCCTGTCCAAGGGGCTGGAACTGCCGTTGGACACCGTGCGCCGCTCCGCCGCGGAGGCCTGCGGCATCCATGTGTACGGCTCACCGGCGGGCCAGGACCCCGAGGGCACGGTCCGCTCGGCCGACCCCGAGGTGGACCTGCTCATCGCCAGCCTCCAGAAACTCTCGGCCGACGACCGCCGCCACGTGGCCGCGCTCGTGGAGTCCCTACTGGACCGCACCCCGAAGAAGTAA
- a CDS encoding ABC transporter ATP-binding protein gives MPPAGRTTTVAARATDLSKIYGQGETQVVALDRVTVEFRQAEFTAIMGPSGSGKSTLMHCVAGLDTFSSGSVRIGETELGSLKDKQLTKLRRDKIGFIFQAFNLLPTLTALENITLPMDIAGRKPDKQWLESVIRMVGLRDRLSHRPAQLSGGQQQRVAVARALASRPDIIFGDEPTGNLDSRSGAEVLGFLRNSVRELGQTVVMVTHDPVAAAYADRVVFLADGRIVDEMYQPTADNVLDFMKQFDAKGRTS, from the coding sequence GTGCCCCCAGCCGGCCGGACCACCACCGTGGCCGCGCGCGCCACGGATCTGTCGAAGATCTACGGACAGGGCGAGACCCAGGTGGTCGCCCTGGACCGGGTCACCGTCGAGTTCCGGCAGGCCGAGTTCACCGCGATCATGGGCCCCTCCGGCTCCGGCAAGTCCACGCTGATGCACTGCGTCGCCGGCCTCGACACCTTCTCCTCAGGTTCGGTCCGCATCGGCGAGACCGAGCTCGGCTCCCTGAAGGACAAGCAGCTGACCAAGCTGCGGCGGGACAAGATCGGCTTCATCTTCCAGGCGTTCAACCTGCTGCCGACCCTGACGGCCCTGGAGAACATCACCCTCCCGATGGACATCGCCGGCCGTAAACCGGACAAGCAGTGGCTGGAGTCGGTCATCCGGATGGTCGGGCTGCGGGACCGCCTCAGCCATCGGCCCGCACAGCTCTCCGGCGGCCAGCAGCAGCGTGTCGCCGTCGCCCGGGCACTGGCGTCCAGGCCCGACATCATCTTCGGTGACGAGCCGACCGGAAACCTCGACTCACGCTCCGGCGCCGAGGTGCTGGGCTTCCTGCGCAACTCCGTTCGGGAGCTGGGGCAGACGGTCGTCATGGTGACCCACGACCCGGTGGCCGCGGCGTACGCGGACCGGGTGGTGTTCCTCGCGGACGGCCGGATCGTGGACGAGATGTACCAGCCCACGGCCGACAACGTGCTCGATTTCATGAAGCAGTTCGACGCGAAGGGCCGCACCTCCTGA
- a CDS encoding ABC transporter permease encodes MFRTALRNVLAHKARLLMTVLAVMLGVAFVSGTLVFTNTISEAYQKSSAKGFDQVDVAVTAESREDKGNTIGKNPDLTQALLEKSAEVPGASHASGVVSGFTAIADKDGKLIGGGFQSQGGNYYGDKDPRYPLSEGAAPHGANQVAIDSETAERAGYKVGDTVRISVDGPVLKPVVTGIFTTDDGNVAAGGSLALFDTATAQKLFGKPGTYDEIDVKAASGTSQTALKAVLDKSLPSDLVETETGRDLADEQAEMISSSMSGLKQGLLVFAGIALFVGTFIIANTFTMLVAQRTRELALLRAVGASRRQVTRSVLIEAFVVGLVAAVTGLVAGIGIGAGLKSLMGTLGATVPDGPLVITPGTVGVALAVGVLITMLAAWLPGRRAAKIPPVAAMSSVHAKATTKSLVLRNTLGALFSGAGVAVILAATTMDGSDGQAPMGMGAVLLIIGVFVLTPLLSRPLIAAAAPLLRVFGISGKLARQNSVRNPRRTAATASALMIGLTLITGMTVMAGSLQKSIDKMASAALKADYVVSMANGNELSADVEKKLAKVDDVTAVSPLRNAASRIDGQTEYLTGVNGSAIGELTDLKVDDGAFKVGGSQVVVDEDRAKSFGWKAGSTFTVHYEDGKAQQLTVAGVYEGNELISGIMLDTATLSPHLSDLSDMQVMLKTSDGASTATKDKLEKALGSNPAIKVQDKKDLSDSIAQMFTLMLNMLYGLLAMAVIVAVLGVINTLAMSVFERSQEIGMLRAIGLDRKGIKRMVRLESLVISLFGGVLGIGLGVFFGWAAGELLGTKMATYELVLPWARMAVFLLLAATVGILAALWPARRAARMNMLAAIKAE; translated from the coding sequence ATGTTCCGCACCGCCCTGCGCAACGTACTCGCGCACAAGGCCAGACTGCTCATGACCGTGCTCGCCGTCATGCTCGGCGTGGCGTTCGTGTCCGGCACGCTGGTCTTCACCAACACCATCTCCGAGGCTTACCAAAAGAGTTCGGCCAAGGGCTTCGACCAGGTCGACGTGGCCGTCACCGCCGAGTCCCGGGAGGACAAGGGCAACACGATCGGGAAGAACCCCGACCTGACCCAGGCGCTGCTCGAGAAGAGCGCCGAGGTTCCGGGGGCCTCGCACGCCAGCGGCGTCGTCAGCGGCTTCACCGCCATCGCCGACAAGGACGGCAAGCTCATCGGCGGCGGCTTCCAGTCGCAGGGCGGCAACTACTACGGTGACAAGGACCCCCGGTACCCGCTGTCCGAGGGCGCCGCACCGCACGGCGCGAACCAGGTCGCGATCGACTCCGAGACCGCCGAGCGGGCCGGCTACAAGGTCGGCGACACCGTGCGCATCTCGGTCGACGGCCCGGTCCTGAAGCCGGTCGTCACCGGCATCTTCACCACCGACGACGGCAATGTCGCCGCCGGCGGCAGCCTCGCCCTCTTCGACACGGCCACCGCCCAGAAGCTGTTCGGCAAGCCGGGGACGTACGACGAGATCGACGTGAAGGCGGCCTCCGGCACCTCCCAGACCGCGCTGAAGGCCGTGCTGGACAAGTCGCTTCCCTCGGACCTGGTGGAGACCGAGACCGGCAGGGACCTCGCCGACGAGCAGGCCGAGATGATCTCGTCCTCGATGAGCGGTCTCAAGCAGGGACTGCTGGTCTTCGCGGGCATCGCGCTCTTCGTCGGCACCTTCATCATCGCCAACACCTTCACCATGCTGGTCGCCCAGCGCACCAGGGAGCTGGCGCTGCTCAGGGCCGTCGGCGCGTCCCGCAGGCAGGTCACGCGGTCGGTGCTGATCGAGGCGTTCGTGGTGGGCCTGGTCGCCGCCGTGACCGGTCTCGTGGCCGGTATCGGCATCGGCGCCGGGCTCAAGTCCCTCATGGGCACGCTCGGGGCGACCGTCCCGGACGGGCCGCTCGTCATCACGCCGGGCACGGTCGGCGTGGCCCTCGCGGTCGGCGTCCTGATCACCATGCTGGCGGCCTGGCTGCCGGGCCGCAGGGCGGCGAAGATCCCGCCGGTCGCGGCGATGAGCAGTGTGCACGCGAAGGCGACGACCAAGTCGCTGGTGCTGCGCAACACGCTGGGCGCGCTGTTCAGCGGGGCGGGTGTCGCCGTCATCCTGGCGGCCACCACCATGGACGGCTCGGACGGCCAGGCCCCCATGGGCATGGGCGCGGTCCTGCTGATCATCGGTGTCTTCGTCCTCACCCCCCTCCTGTCCCGCCCGCTGATCGCGGCCGCGGCACCGCTCCTGCGCGTGTTCGGCATCTCCGGGAAGCTGGCCCGCCAGAACTCGGTGCGCAACCCGCGCCGTACGGCCGCCACCGCGTCCGCGCTGATGATCGGCCTCACCCTGATCACCGGGATGACGGTGATGGCGGGCAGCCTCCAGAAGTCGATCGACAAGATGGCGTCGGCGGCCCTCAAGGCGGACTACGTCGTCTCCATGGCCAACGGCAACGAACTCTCGGCAGACGTCGAGAAGAAGCTGGCGAAGGTCGACGACGTCACCGCCGTCAGCCCGCTGCGCAACGCGGCCTCGCGCATCGACGGCCAGACCGAGTACCTGACCGGCGTCAACGGCTCCGCGATCGGCGAGCTGACCGACCTGAAGGTGGACGACGGCGCGTTCAAGGTAGGCGGCAGCCAGGTGGTCGTGGACGAGGACAGGGCCAAGTCCTTCGGCTGGAAGGCGGGTTCGACCTTCACCGTCCACTACGAGGACGGCAAGGCGCAGCAGCTCACGGTCGCCGGGGTCTACGAGGGCAACGAACTGATCAGCGGCATCATGCTCGACACCGCGACGCTCAGTCCGCACCTGAGCGATCTGTCGGACATGCAGGTCATGCTGAAGACGTCGGACGGCGCCTCCACCGCGACCAAGGACAAGCTGGAGAAGGCCCTCGGCTCCAACCCGGCCATCAAGGTCCAGGACAAGAAGGATCTGTCCGACTCGATCGCGCAGATGTTCACGCTGATGCTGAACATGCTCTACGGCCTGCTCGCCATGGCGGTGATCGTCGCGGTCCTCGGAGTCATCAACACCCTGGCCATGTCGGTGTTCGAGCGGTCCCAGGAGATCGGCATGCTCCGCGCGATCGGCCTGGACCGCAAGGGCATCAAACGGATGGTCCGTCTGGAGTCCCTGGTCATCTCCCTGTTCGGCGGGGTTCTGGGCATCGGCCTGGGCGTCTTCTTCGGCTGGGCGGCCGGTGAGCTCCTCGGCACGAAGATGGCGACGTACGAACTCGTCCTGCCCTGGGCCAGGATGGCGGTGTTCCTGCTGCTGGCGGCGACGGTGGGCATCCTCGCCGCACTGTGGCCGGCCCGCCGGGCGGCCCGCATGAACATGCTGGCGGCGATCAAGGCGGAGTAA
- a CDS encoding SAM-dependent methyltransferase, which yields MADAALRLRDLVGQLLGVPLPLRIRAWDGSEAGPPDAPALVVRNRRAVRRLLFKPGELGLARAWVTGDLDIDGDLYTALDLISGLVWERGEDARTLFQALRDPEVRSAVRGLVALAGPPLPPAPPPEEIRRARGHLHTRRSDKRAISHHYDVGNGFYEIVLGPSMVYSCAYWEAPEPEGTLERAQRDKLDLVCRKLDLRAGQRLLDVGCGWGSMAIHAAREYGVSVVGITLSQEQAAYARKRVADEGLTDRVEIRVQDYRDVTDGPYDAVSSIGMAEHVGAEPYLEYAEVLLKLLKPGGRLLNHQIARRPQRDESAYDLNEFIDAYVFPDGELAPLGTTVTMLERAGFEVRDVESIREHYAHTLRRWVTNLEAQWQRAVRLAGPGRARVWRLYMAACALAFERNRIGVNQVLAVRTTESGASGLPLRSRTWN from the coding sequence ATGGCAGATGCCGCGCTGCGGCTCAGAGACCTCGTCGGACAGTTGCTGGGAGTGCCGCTACCGCTGCGGATCCGCGCCTGGGACGGTTCGGAGGCCGGGCCGCCGGACGCGCCCGCGCTGGTCGTGCGCAACCGGCGTGCCGTGCGCCGGCTGCTGTTCAAGCCGGGTGAGCTGGGGCTGGCCCGCGCCTGGGTCACGGGAGACCTGGACATCGACGGCGATCTCTACACCGCCCTCGACCTGATCTCGGGGCTCGTCTGGGAGCGCGGAGAGGACGCCAGGACCCTCTTCCAGGCCCTGCGCGACCCCGAGGTGCGCTCCGCCGTCCGCGGGCTCGTCGCCCTCGCCGGACCGCCGCTGCCGCCCGCCCCGCCGCCCGAGGAGATCCGCCGGGCCCGCGGCCATCTGCACACCAGGCGCAGCGACAAGCGGGCCATCAGCCACCACTACGACGTCGGCAACGGCTTCTACGAGATCGTCCTCGGACCGTCGATGGTGTACTCGTGCGCCTACTGGGAGGCTCCCGAGCCCGAGGGAACCCTGGAGCGCGCCCAGCGCGACAAGCTCGACCTCGTCTGCCGCAAGCTCGATCTGCGGGCCGGGCAAAGGCTCCTCGACGTGGGCTGCGGATGGGGCTCCATGGCCATCCACGCCGCCCGCGAGTACGGCGTGAGCGTCGTCGGCATCACCCTCTCCCAGGAGCAGGCGGCCTACGCCCGCAAGCGCGTCGCCGACGAGGGGCTCACCGACCGGGTCGAGATCCGGGTACAGGACTACCGGGACGTCACCGACGGGCCGTACGACGCCGTCTCCTCCATCGGCATGGCCGAACACGTCGGCGCGGAACCGTACTTGGAGTACGCCGAGGTCCTGCTGAAGCTCCTGAAGCCCGGCGGACGGCTCCTCAACCACCAGATCGCCCGGCGCCCGCAGCGCGACGAATCGGCGTACGACCTCAACGAGTTCATCGACGCCTACGTCTTCCCCGACGGCGAACTCGCCCCTCTCGGCACCACCGTGACCATGCTGGAGCGAGCCGGGTTCGAGGTGCGGGACGTGGAGTCGATCCGCGAGCACTACGCCCACACCCTGCGCCGCTGGGTCACCAACCTGGAGGCACAGTGGCAGCGCGCGGTCCGGCTCGCCGGGCCCGGGCGGGCCCGTGTGTGGCGGCTGTACATGGCCGCGTGCGCCCTCGCCTTCGAACGCAACCGCATCGGCGTCAACCAGGTACTCGCCGTCAGAACCACCGAATCCGGCGCGTCCGGGCTGCCGCTGAGGTCCCGCACCTGGAACTGA
- a CDS encoding NAD(P)/FAD-dependent oxidoreductase, producing the protein MSTTERPRILVVGGGYVGLYAARRILKKMRYGEATVTVVDPRSYMTYQPFLPETAAGNISPRHVVVPLRRVLPKAEVLTGRVTTIDQDRKVATIAPLVGEAYELPFDYLVIALGAVSRTFPIPGLAEQGIGMKGIEEAIGLRNHVLEQLDKADSTNDEEIRRKALTFVFVGGGFAGAETIGEVEDMARDAAKYYTNVSREDMRFILVDAADKILPEVGPKLGQYGKEHLESRGVEIYLSTSMDSCVDGHVVLKNGLEVDSSTIVWTAGVKPNPVLARYGLPLGPRGHVDAQPTLQVTGTDYIWAAGDNAQVPDVAARKAGVENAWCPPNAQHALRQARVLGDNVISGMRGFPQKDYSHSNKGAVAGLGLHKGVAMIVMGKMKIKVKGRLAWYMHRGYHGLAMPTWNRKIRVFADWTLGMFLKREVVSLGAMENPREEFYEAARPVPAAEPKKTEAKAS; encoded by the coding sequence ATGAGCACCACGGAGCGTCCCAGGATCCTCGTAGTAGGCGGTGGGTACGTAGGCCTGTACGCAGCTCGGCGCATTCTCAAGAAGATGCGCTACGGCGAGGCGACCGTCACGGTCGTCGACCCCCGGTCGTACATGACCTACCAGCCCTTCCTCCCCGAAACCGCCGCCGGCAACATCTCCCCGCGCCACGTCGTCGTCCCGCTGCGACGCGTGCTGCCCAAGGCGGAGGTTCTCACCGGCCGGGTCACCACCATCGACCAGGACCGCAAGGTCGCCACGATCGCCCCGCTGGTCGGCGAGGCGTACGAGCTGCCCTTCGACTACCTGGTGATCGCGCTCGGCGCGGTCTCCCGCACCTTCCCGATCCCCGGCCTCGCCGAGCAGGGCATCGGTATGAAGGGCATCGAGGAGGCCATCGGCCTGCGCAACCACGTGCTTGAGCAGCTCGACAAGGCCGATTCCACGAACGACGAGGAGATCCGCCGCAAGGCGCTCACCTTCGTCTTCGTCGGCGGTGGCTTCGCAGGTGCGGAGACCATCGGCGAGGTCGAGGACATGGCCCGCGACGCGGCCAAGTACTACACCAACGTCTCGCGCGAGGACATGCGGTTCATCCTCGTCGACGCCGCCGACAAGATCCTCCCCGAGGTCGGCCCCAAGCTCGGCCAGTACGGCAAGGAGCACCTGGAGAGCCGGGGCGTGGAGATCTACCTCTCCACGTCGATGGACTCCTGCGTCGACGGCCACGTGGTCCTCAAGAACGGCCTCGAGGTCGACTCCAGCACCATCGTGTGGACCGCCGGCGTCAAGCCGAACCCGGTCCTGGCCCGCTACGGCCTCCCGCTGGGCCCGCGTGGCCACGTCGACGCCCAGCCGACCCTCCAGGTCACCGGCACCGACTACATCTGGGCCGCGGGCGACAACGCCCAGGTCCCGGACGTCGCCGCCCGCAAGGCCGGGGTCGAGAACGCCTGGTGCCCGCCGAACGCCCAGCACGCCCTGCGCCAGGCGCGGGTCCTCGGTGACAACGTGATCTCCGGAATGCGGGGCTTCCCGCAGAAGGACTACAGCCACTCCAACAAGGGTGCTGTCGCGGGTCTCGGCCTGCACAAGGGCGTCGCTATGATCGTCATGGGCAAGATGAAGATCAAGGTCAAGGGCCGTCTCGCCTGGTACATGCACCGCGGCTACCACGGTCTGGCCATGCCGACCTGGAACCGCAAGATCCGCGTCTTCGCCGACTGGACTCTCGGCATGTTCCTCAAGCGCGAGGTCGTCTCCCTCGGCGCCATGGAGAACCCGCGCGAGGAGTTCTACGAGGCCGCGAGGCCCGTGCCGGCCGCCGAGCCGAAGAAGACCGAGGCGAAGGCCTCCTGA